In the Kitasatospora terrestris genome, one interval contains:
- a CDS encoding lysine N(6)-hydroxylase/L-ornithine N(5)-oxygenase family protein, protein MDLPQPEPYDLIGVGIGPFNLSLAALADRADGVDALFLDARPEFRWHPGMLVDGARMQVPFLADLVSLVDPTNPWSFLNYLRHQERLLPFYFAERFQLPRREYEHYCRWAADRLPNCRFGRPVAALHWDAEEELFRVVTGGPAAEEHRARNVVLGVGTEPVHPEAFAPLRAHPAVWHSAEYLHRRDTLAGARDITVVGSGQSGAEVFLDLLRLRAGDGTRLRWLTRTRALAPMEYSKLGLEQFTPDYTRYFHGLPADTRDALVPAQWQLHKAASAETLAEIHDHLYERTVGRPLDADPVEILPGTAVTEAAAGPCGGLELHCRHVDSGRRHLVRTDAVVLATGYRAVRPALLDPVADLVDWDEHGRYRVDLDHRVALRPGVTGGLYVQNAELHTHGVGTPDLGLGAHRAAVILNAVAGKPLHPLPLRTAWTTFAPPASVPPVLPRPQEGHVRAAAAPR, encoded by the coding sequence ATGGATCTCCCGCAGCCCGAACCGTACGACCTGATCGGCGTCGGCATCGGCCCTTTCAACCTGTCCCTGGCCGCCCTCGCCGACCGCGCCGACGGCGTCGACGCCCTCTTCCTCGACGCCAGACCGGAGTTCCGCTGGCACCCCGGCATGCTGGTGGACGGCGCCCGGATGCAGGTGCCCTTCCTCGCCGACCTGGTCTCGCTGGTCGACCCGACCAACCCGTGGTCCTTCCTCAACTACCTGCGCCACCAGGAACGGCTGCTCCCGTTCTACTTCGCCGAGCGCTTCCAGCTGCCCCGCCGCGAGTACGAGCACTACTGCCGCTGGGCCGCCGACCGGCTGCCCAACTGCCGCTTCGGCCGACCGGTGGCCGCGCTGCACTGGGACGCCGAGGAGGAGCTGTTCCGGGTGGTGACCGGCGGCCCGGCGGCCGAGGAGCACCGGGCCCGCAACGTGGTGCTCGGCGTCGGCACCGAACCCGTCCACCCCGAGGCCTTCGCCCCGCTGCGCGCCCACCCCGCCGTCTGGCACTCCGCCGAGTACCTGCACCGCCGCGACACCCTGGCCGGTGCCCGGGACATCACCGTGGTCGGGTCCGGACAGTCCGGCGCCGAGGTCTTCCTCGACCTGCTGCGGCTGCGCGCCGGCGACGGCACCCGGCTGCGCTGGCTCACCCGCACCCGGGCGCTCGCCCCGATGGAGTACTCCAAGCTCGGCCTGGAGCAGTTCACCCCCGACTACACCCGGTACTTCCACGGCCTGCCCGCCGACACCCGGGACGCCCTGGTCCCCGCCCAGTGGCAGCTGCACAAGGCCGCCAGCGCCGAGACCCTCGCCGAGATCCACGACCACCTGTACGAACGGACCGTCGGCCGCCCGCTCGACGCCGACCCGGTCGAGATCCTGCCCGGCACCGCCGTCACCGAGGCCGCCGCCGGACCGTGCGGCGGCCTCGAACTGCACTGCCGGCACGTCGACTCCGGGCGGCGGCACCTGGTGCGCACCGACGCCGTCGTCCTCGCCACCGGCTACCGGGCCGTCCGCCCGGCCCTGCTCGACCCGGTCGCCGACCTGGTCGACTGGGACGAGCACGGCCGCTACCGGGTCGACCTGGACCACCGGGTCGCCCTGCGGCCCGGCGTCACCGGCGGTCTGTACGTGCAGAACGCCGAGCTGCACACTCACGGTGTCGGCACCCCGGACCTCGGCCTGGGCGCCCACCGCGCCGCCGTGATCCTCAACGCCGTCGCCGGCAAGCCGCTCCACCCGCTGCCCCTCCGCACCGCCTGGACCACCTTCGCCCCGCCCGCGTCCGTTCCGCCGGTGCTCCCCAGACCCCAGGAAGGCCACGTCCGTGCCGCAGCAGCACCCCGCTGA
- a CDS encoding GNAT family N-acetyltransferase has translation MQGQPAHPAARPGRTGRPGGDAVGLRGPRQPGGRGVTPGGAAVTVPTAAGEFRLRPVTLPGDLDLLTGWMNDPAVDAWWELAGPPGTTERHLRAQLDSDGRSIPYLGLLDGVPTGYFELYRADLDPLAAHYPARPHDIGVHLLLGPPTARGRGLGSLLLGALAGLVLDQRPECTRVVAEPDLRNTPSLRAFRNAGFTRTAELDLPAKRAALMVRPRAPHES, from the coding sequence CTGCAAGGCCAACCTGCTCACCCGGCTGCACGGCCTGGACGAACTGGTCGGCCCGGTGGAGACGCAGTCGGTCTACGTGGCCCTCGACAACCCGGTGGCCGGGGCGTGACCCCCGGCGGCGCGGCGGTGACCGTCCCCACCGCCGCCGGGGAGTTCCGGCTCCGCCCGGTCACCCTGCCCGGCGACCTCGACCTGCTCACCGGCTGGATGAACGACCCCGCCGTGGACGCCTGGTGGGAGCTGGCCGGGCCGCCCGGGACCACCGAGCGCCACCTGCGCGCCCAACTCGACAGCGACGGCCGCAGCATCCCGTACCTGGGCCTGCTCGACGGCGTCCCCACCGGCTACTTCGAGCTCTACCGGGCCGACCTCGACCCGCTCGCCGCGCACTACCCGGCCCGCCCGCACGACATCGGCGTCCACCTGCTGCTCGGCCCGCCCACCGCCCGCGGCCGGGGCCTGGGCAGCCTGCTGCTCGGCGCGCTGGCCGGCCTGGTCCTCGACCAGCGCCCCGAATGCACCCGGGTGGTCGCCGAACCGGATCTGCGCAACACACCCTCGCTACGGGCCTTCCGCAACGCCGGGTTCACCCGGACCGCCGAGCTCGACCTGCCCGCCAAACGCGCCGCCCTGATGGTCCGGCCGCGCGCACCGCACGAGTCCTAG